The following coding sequences lie in one Pseudomonas svalbardensis genomic window:
- a CDS encoding penicillin-binding protein 1A, whose translation MRLLKFFGWSIVAVFCGLLLGLSGAFLYLSPGLPSVEALRSIQLQIPLRVYSSDNKLIAEFGEMRRTPIRFADIPPNFINALLSAEDDNFANHYGVDPSSLMRAATQLVKSGHIQSGGSTITMQVAKNFFLTSERSFSRKTTEILLALQIERQLTKDEILELYVNKIYLGNRAYGIEAAAQVYYGKSIRDVSLAQMAMIAGLPKAPSRFNPLANPARSKERRDWILGRMYKLGKITEADYTTAINEPLNASYHVPTPEVNAPYIAEMARAEMVGRYGSDAYTEGFRVTTTVPSNLQEMANTAVHEGLMTYDQRHGYRGPESRLPGKTREAWTIELTKQRTISSLEPAIVTQVDKTGLQVMTRTGDEHVGWDSMKWARPFLNTNSMGPNPKQPSDVAQVGDLIRVQRQPDNSLKFSQIPQAQGALVSLDPQNGAIRSLVGGFAFEQSNYNRAMQAKRQPGSSFKPFVYSAALDNGYTASSLVNDAPIVFVDEYLDKVWRPKNDTNTFLGPIRLREGLYKSRNLVSIRLVQAMGVGRTIDYITRFGFNKQDLPPNLSLALGTATLTPMEIATGWSTFANGGYKISPYIIDKIESRNGDTLFVANPPSVPKGNVVTDGIAAPVAANAFTVNATPGEALTAQPAPQTPAVAERIVDGRTTFILNSMLEDVIKLGTGRRALALGRSDIAGKTGTTNESKDAWFSGYNADYVTTVWTGFDQPESLGRKEFGGTVALPIWMNYMGAALKGMPPHTQAEPEGILSLRVDPISGRAATPGTPGAYFELFKAEDTPPSANELGNGTAPGSPLPADEAAPIDLF comes from the coding sequence ATTCGTCTGCTGAAATTTTTCGGTTGGTCCATCGTCGCCGTTTTCTGCGGACTGCTCCTTGGTCTTAGCGGCGCCTTTCTCTACCTTAGTCCGGGTTTACCATCCGTGGAGGCGCTGAGAAGCATCCAGTTGCAGATTCCTTTGCGGGTCTACAGCAGCGACAACAAGCTGATCGCAGAATTTGGCGAAATGCGCCGCACACCGATCCGGTTCGCCGACATTCCCCCCAATTTCATTAATGCGTTACTAAGTGCTGAAGACGACAACTTCGCCAACCACTACGGTGTCGACCCCAGCAGCCTGATGCGCGCGGCCACCCAGTTGGTAAAAAGCGGACACATTCAGTCCGGCGGCAGCACCATCACCATGCAGGTGGCGAAGAACTTCTTCCTGACCAGCGAACGCAGCTTCTCGCGCAAAACCACCGAAATTCTCCTGGCCCTGCAGATTGAACGGCAGCTGACCAAGGACGAGATTCTTGAGCTGTACGTCAACAAGATCTATCTGGGCAACCGCGCCTACGGCATCGAAGCCGCTGCACAGGTTTACTACGGCAAGTCGATTCGTGACGTCAGCCTCGCGCAGATGGCGATGATCGCCGGCCTGCCAAAAGCCCCCTCGCGCTTTAACCCGCTGGCCAACCCGGCGCGCAGCAAGGAACGTCGCGACTGGATCCTTGGGCGCATGTACAAGCTCGGCAAAATCACCGAAGCCGATTACACCACCGCGATCAACGAGCCGCTGAACGCCAGTTATCACGTGCCGACCCCGGAAGTGAATGCGCCGTACATCGCTGAAATGGCCCGCGCCGAAATGGTCGGCCGTTATGGCAGCGACGCTTATACCGAGGGTTTCCGCGTCACCACCACGGTGCCGAGCAACCTGCAGGAAATGGCCAACACCGCGGTCCACGAAGGGTTGATGACCTACGACCAGCGTCATGGTTATCGCGGACCGGAGTCGCGCCTGCCGGGCAAGACTCGCGAGGCCTGGACAATCGAGCTGACCAAACAGCGCACCATCAGCAGCCTTGAACCTGCCATCGTCACCCAGGTCGACAAGACCGGCCTGCAAGTGATGACCCGTACCGGTGACGAACATGTCGGCTGGGACAGCATGAAATGGGCGCGCCCCTTCCTGAACACCAACAGCATGGGCCCCAACCCGAAACAGCCTTCGGACGTCGCCCAGGTCGGCGACCTGATTCGTGTGCAGCGCCAGCCGGACAACTCGCTGAAATTCAGTCAGATCCCCCAGGCTCAGGGCGCGCTGGTTTCCCTCGATCCGCAGAACGGTGCCATTCGCTCCCTGGTCGGCGGCTTCGCCTTCGAACAGAGCAACTACAACCGCGCCATGCAGGCCAAGCGTCAGCCGGGTTCGAGCTTCAAGCCGTTCGTCTACAGTGCGGCGCTGGATAACGGCTACACCGCCTCCAGCCTGGTGAACGACGCACCGATCGTGTTTGTCGACGAATACCTGGACAAGGTCTGGCGCCCGAAGAACGACACCAACACGTTCCTCGGCCCGATCCGCTTGCGTGAAGGCCTGTACAAGTCGCGTAACCTGGTTTCGATCCGGTTGGTGCAAGCCATGGGCGTTGGCAGGACCATCGATTACATCACGCGCTTTGGCTTCAACAAGCAGGACCTGCCGCCCAACCTGTCACTGGCGCTGGGCACCGCGACGCTGACGCCAATGGAAATCGCCACCGGCTGGAGCACTTTCGCCAACGGCGGCTACAAGATCAGCCCCTACATCATCGACAAGATCGAAAGCCGCAATGGTGACACGCTGTTCGTCGCCAACCCGCCGAGCGTCCCGAAAGGCAACGTCGTCACCGACGGCATCGCCGCCCCTGTCGCCGCCAACGCCTTCACCGTCAACGCAACCCCGGGCGAAGCGCTGACTGCCCAGCCAGCGCCACAAACGCCGGCCGTGGCCGAGCGCATCGTCGATGGTCGCACCACTTTCATCCTCAACAGCATGCTCGAGGACGTCATCAAACTCGGCACCGGCCGCCGCGCCCTGGCCTTGGGCCGCAGCGACATTGCGGGCAAGACCGGTACCACCAACGAGTCCAAGGACGCCTGGTTCTCGGGGTACAACGCCGATTATGTGACCACTGTCTGGACCGGTTTCGACCAGCCTGAAAGCCTGGGCCGCAAGGAGTTCGGCGGTACCGTCGCCCTGCCGATCTGGATGAACTACATGGGCGCCGCGCTCAAAGGTATGCCGCCTCATACGCAGGCAGAGCCGGAAGGCATCCTCAGCCTGCGAGTCGACCCGATCAGCGGCCGTGCAGCCACCCCAGGCACGCCAGGCGCCTACTTCGAGCTGTTCAAGGCCGAAGACACGCCACCGTCGGCGAACGAGCTGGGCAACGGCACTGCGCCGGGTAGCCCACTGCCTGCGGATGAAGCGGCGCCGATCGATTTGTTCTGA
- a CDS encoding pilus assembly protein PilM: MLGLFNKKANTLLGIDISSTSVKLLELSRQGDRYRVEAYAVEPLPTNAVVEKNIAELEGVGQALARVLLKARTNLKNVAVAVAGSAVITKTIEMDAGLSDDEMENQLKIEADQYIPYPLDEVAIDFEVQGVSVRNPERVNVLLAACRKENVEVREAALALAGLTARVVDVEAYALERSYGLLASQLAASQERLTVAVVDIGATMTTLSVLHQGRIIYTREQLFGGRQLTEEIQRRYGLTLEQAGLAKKQGGLPDDYVSEVLQPFRDALVQQVSRSLQFFFASGQYNSVDHILLAGGTASVPGLDRLIEQRLGTPTQVANPFSDMTLSSKVNAGALASDAPALMIACGLALRSFD, encoded by the coding sequence GTGCTAGGACTCTTCAATAAAAAGGCCAATACGCTTCTGGGGATCGACATCAGCTCCACGTCGGTCAAGCTTCTGGAGCTAAGCCGCCAAGGCGACCGTTATCGGGTCGAGGCCTATGCGGTGGAACCTTTACCCACCAACGCGGTGGTCGAGAAAAATATCGCCGAGCTCGAAGGCGTAGGGCAGGCACTCGCGCGCGTGCTGCTCAAGGCCAGAACCAACCTCAAGAACGTCGCCGTGGCCGTGGCCGGTTCGGCGGTGATCACCAAGACCATCGAGATGGACGCCGGTCTTTCCGACGACGAAATGGAAAACCAGCTGAAGATCGAGGCCGATCAATACATCCCTTATCCATTGGATGAAGTGGCCATCGACTTTGAGGTCCAGGGCGTTTCTGTGCGCAACCCCGAGCGAGTCAATGTGCTGCTGGCGGCCTGTCGCAAGGAAAACGTCGAGGTCCGGGAAGCGGCCCTGGCCCTGGCCGGTCTGACAGCTCGCGTGGTCGACGTCGAGGCCTATGCGCTGGAGCGTTCCTACGGATTGCTGGCGAGCCAACTGGCTGCTTCTCAGGAGCGTCTGACGGTAGCGGTGGTTGATATCGGCGCCACCATGACCACCCTGAGCGTGCTGCACCAGGGGCGGATCATCTACACTCGCGAGCAATTGTTCGGCGGTCGTCAACTGACGGAGGAAATCCAGCGACGTTATGGCCTGACCCTTGAGCAGGCGGGGCTGGCGAAGAAGCAGGGTGGTTTGCCGGACGATTACGTCAGTGAGGTGTTGCAGCCGTTTCGCGATGCGCTGGTGCAGCAGGTGTCGCGTTCGTTGCAGTTTTTCTTCGCCTCCGGTCAGTACAACTCGGTCGACCACATTCTGTTGGCCGGCGGTACCGCATCGGTCCCGGGGCTGGACCGGTTGATCGAGCAACGATTGGGTACGCCGACGCAGGTGGCTAACCCATTCTCCGACATGACCCTGAGCAGCAAGGTCAACGCCGGTGCCTTGGCCAGCGATGCGCCGGCACTGATGATCGCCTGCGGGCTGGCCCTCAGGAGTTTCGACTGA
- a CDS encoding PilN domain-containing protein, translating into MARINLLPWREEQREARRKRFLLALVGVMVGVVGAVLIANQAISGAIDRQVARNDYIGKQIAVVDERIQQISDLKARRQQLVERMRIIQDLQGNRPISGRIFDQLARTLPDGVYFTEVKMAGKSLSITGAAESNNRVSDLMRNLDASDWFDAPSLTEVKATTAGQLVQANVFQLTVRQTQPAAAEGAK; encoded by the coding sequence ATGGCACGGATCAATCTTTTACCCTGGCGCGAAGAGCAGCGTGAAGCGCGCCGCAAACGCTTTTTGCTGGCGTTGGTCGGTGTGATGGTCGGGGTCGTGGGCGCGGTGCTGATCGCGAACCAGGCCATCAGTGGCGCTATCGATCGGCAAGTGGCTCGTAACGATTACATCGGCAAACAGATTGCCGTGGTCGACGAGCGGATTCAACAGATCAGCGATTTGAAGGCTCGTCGCCAGCAACTGGTCGAGCGCATGCGCATCATTCAGGACCTGCAAGGCAACCGGCCGATCAGCGGGCGTATTTTCGATCAACTGGCGCGGACGCTGCCTGACGGCGTGTATTTCACCGAGGTGAAAATGGCCGGCAAGTCCTTGTCCATCACCGGAGCGGCGGAGTCCAACAATCGTGTGTCAGACCTGATGCGCAATCTGGATGCGTCCGACTGGTTTGATGCGCCCAGCCTCACGGAAGTCAAAGCGACGACCGCCGGTCAACTGGTTCAGGCCAACGTCTTTCAGCTGACCGTTCGTCAAACTCAGCCCGCCGCTGCGGAGGGCGCCAAATGA
- the pilO gene encoding type 4a pilus biogenesis protein PilO: MRLSDWFEGLRKIDINDLDTNNMGSWPPAIKALAGILLMILVLSLGYSFSISDLQSHLELKREEESTLKEQFANKARMAANLELYTQQMKEMENSFGVLLRQLPSDTEVPGLLEDITRTGLGSGLEFEEIKLLPENTQQFYIELPIQITVTGAYHDLATFVSGVAGLPRIVTLHDFDLAPANPEGGPKLRMSILAKTYRYNDKGLQK, from the coding sequence ATGAGGCTGTCTGACTGGTTCGAAGGCCTGCGCAAGATCGACATCAATGACCTGGACACCAATAACATGGGTTCCTGGCCGCCAGCAATCAAGGCACTGGCGGGTATCCTGCTCATGATTCTGGTGCTTTCACTGGGCTACAGTTTTTCCATCAGCGATCTTCAGAGCCATCTCGAACTCAAGCGCGAGGAGGAGTCGACCCTCAAGGAGCAATTCGCCAACAAAGCCCGCATGGCGGCGAATCTGGAGCTGTATACGCAGCAGATGAAGGAAATGGAGAACTCCTTTGGCGTGCTGCTGCGGCAATTGCCCAGTGACACCGAAGTGCCCGGTCTGCTGGAAGACATCACTCGCACCGGCCTGGGCAGTGGCCTGGAGTTCGAAGAGATCAAGCTGCTGCCGGAGAACACGCAGCAGTTCTACATCGAGCTGCCGATCCAGATCACCGTCACCGGTGCCTATCATGACCTGGCCACCTTCGTCAGCGGCGTCGCCGGGCTGCCACGGATTGTCACCCTGCATGACTTCGACCTTGCGCCGGCCAACCCGGAAGGTGGTCCGAAGTTGCGCATGAGCATCCTCGCCAAGACCTACCGCTACAACGACAAGGGGCTGCAAAAATGA
- a CDS encoding pilus assembly protein PilP, translating into MTPIRCFSMVVLVAGLAGCGSDNDFSDLDAYMNEMRLRAPGKIEPTPTFRSYPTFTYSAANLRSPFSRQIRVDLAGQKHGSRNVKPDPNRVKQYLEGFNIEQFEMVGTIANATGSFALLRGAGGVHRLKVGDYLGRNDGRIVAINGSQVDVVEIVPDGEGAWLERPRTIPLKEHS; encoded by the coding sequence ATGACCCCGATTCGTTGTTTTTCGATGGTGGTGTTGGTCGCCGGCCTGGCCGGTTGCGGCAGCGACAATGACTTCAGCGACTTGGATGCATACATGAACGAAATGCGTTTGCGTGCGCCCGGCAAGATTGAACCAACGCCGACATTTCGATCTTACCCAACATTCACCTACAGCGCCGCCAACCTGCGAAGCCCGTTTTCCCGACAGATCAGAGTCGATCTGGCCGGCCAGAAACACGGTTCGCGTAACGTCAAACCTGACCCGAATCGGGTCAAGCAGTACCTCGAAGGTTTCAACATCGAGCAGTTTGAAATGGTCGGAACGATCGCCAATGCGACCGGCTCCTTTGCGCTGCTGCGCGGGGCGGGCGGGGTGCATCGGTTGAAAGTCGGCGATTACCTGGGACGTAACGATGGGCGGATCGTCGCCATCAATGGCTCGCAGGTCGATGTGGTCGAAATCGTTCCCGACGGCGAAGGCGCCTGGCTGGAGCGGCCGCGGACCATCCCTTTGAAAGAGCACTCATAG
- the pilQ gene encoding type IV pilus secretin PilQ, whose translation MNRIFSTFGISLWIALLSPMVLAANLKALDVAALPGDRIELKLSFDGPPPPPHGYTTESPARIALDLPGVVSQLKSKNRDLGGGNARSATVVQAKDRTRLIINLTQLTPYNARVEGNTLFVVVGQGANKTASSPAPKTPRAATATPAPAKAYAPVGKAIRGVDFQRGTQGEGNVVIDLSDPSIAPDIQERDGRIILGFAKTQLPEPLRVRLDVKDFATPVQFVNASATGDRATISIEPSGAFDYSTYQTDNKLTVSIRPMTVDDLQKRNTERFAYTGEKLSLNFQDIDVRSVLQLIADFTNLNLVASDTVQGGITLRLQNVPWDQALDLVLKTKGLDKRKIGNVLLVAPADEISARERQELESQKQIADLAPLRRELLQVNYAKAADIAKLFQSVTSAEAKVDERGSITVDERTNNIIAYQTQDRLDELRRIVAQLDIPVRQVMIEARIVEANVDYDKSLGVRWGGSLQNKGNWNTSGVSNGANASSTIGTPGSTSTNSPFVDLGTAANTSGLGIAFITDNVLLDLELTAMEKTGNGEIVSQPKVVTSDKETAKILKGTEIPYQEASSSGATSVSFKEASLSLEVTPQITPDNRIIMEVKVTKDEPDYLNKVQDVPPIKKNEVNAKVLVNDGETIVIGGVFSNTQSKVVDKVPFLGDVPYLGRLFRRDVVSEKKSELLVFLTPRIMNNQAIAVSH comes from the coding sequence ATGAACAGGATTTTCTCAACCTTCGGTATTTCGCTATGGATAGCGTTGCTGTCGCCGATGGTACTAGCGGCCAACCTCAAAGCGCTGGATGTCGCCGCGCTACCGGGGGACCGCATCGAGTTGAAGTTGTCGTTCGATGGGCCGCCACCGCCGCCCCATGGTTACACCACCGAATCGCCTGCACGAATTGCGCTGGATCTGCCTGGTGTCGTTAGTCAGCTAAAAAGCAAAAATCGTGACCTGGGCGGCGGAAATGCCCGCAGCGCCACGGTGGTGCAAGCCAAGGACCGTACGCGGCTGATCATCAATCTGACCCAGTTGACGCCGTATAACGCACGGGTCGAAGGCAATACTCTGTTCGTGGTGGTCGGCCAAGGCGCCAACAAAACGGCCTCCAGCCCAGCGCCCAAAACGCCGCGCGCAGCCACTGCAACGCCAGCCCCGGCGAAAGCCTATGCGCCGGTAGGCAAGGCCATTCGGGGTGTGGATTTCCAGCGCGGTACTCAGGGCGAAGGCAATGTGGTCATCGATCTGTCGGATCCCTCCATCGCCCCAGACATTCAGGAGCGCGACGGCAGGATCATCCTCGGTTTCGCCAAGACCCAGTTGCCTGAGCCGTTGCGTGTCCGTCTGGACGTCAAGGATTTCGCCACGCCGGTGCAGTTCGTCAACGCCAGTGCCACGGGTGATCGGGCCACGATCAGCATTGAGCCCAGCGGCGCATTCGATTATTCGACTTACCAGACTGACAACAAGCTGACCGTCAGCATCCGGCCAATGACGGTCGATGACTTGCAGAAACGCAACACCGAACGCTTCGCCTACACCGGTGAAAAACTCTCGCTGAATTTCCAAGACATCGATGTGCGTTCGGTGCTGCAACTGATCGCCGATTTTACCAACCTGAATCTGGTGGCCAGCGACACGGTGCAGGGTGGCATTACGCTGCGTTTGCAGAACGTGCCGTGGGATCAGGCGCTGGATCTGGTGTTGAAAACCAAGGGCCTGGATAAACGCAAGATCGGTAACGTTTTGCTGGTGGCGCCAGCCGATGAGATTTCCGCCCGCGAGCGTCAGGAGCTGGAGTCGCAGAAGCAGATTGCCGACCTGGCTCCCTTGCGTCGCGAGCTGTTGCAGGTCAACTACGCCAAAGCTGCCGATATCGCCAAGCTGTTCCAGTCGGTGACCAGTGCCGAGGCGAAAGTCGACGAGCGGGGCTCGATCACGGTGGATGAGCGGACCAACAACATCATTGCCTACCAGACCCAGGATCGCCTCGACGAACTGCGCCGTATCGTCGCGCAACTGGATATCCCGGTGCGTCAGGTGATGATCGAGGCGCGCATCGTCGAAGCCAACGTCGACTATGATAAAAGCCTCGGCGTGCGCTGGGGCGGTTCGTTGCAGAACAAAGGCAACTGGAACACCTCAGGTGTCAGCAACGGGGCGAATGCTTCATCGACCATAGGTACGCCTGGCAGCACCAGCACCAACTCGCCGTTCGTCGACCTAGGCACCGCCGCCAACACCTCGGGGCTCGGCATCGCCTTCATCACCGACAATGTGCTGCTGGATCTCGAGCTGACGGCCATGGAGAAGACCGGCAACGGCGAAATTGTCTCGCAGCCCAAGGTGGTCACCTCGGACAAGGAAACCGCGAAAATCCTCAAGGGCACGGAGATTCCCTACCAGGAAGCCAGCTCCAGCGGTGCGACCTCGGTGTCGTTCAAAGAGGCCTCGCTGTCTCTGGAGGTGACGCCGCAGATCACTCCGGACAACCGGATCATCATGGAGGTCAAGGTCACCAAGGACGAACCGGACTACCTGAACAAGGTGCAGGATGTGCCGCCGATCAAGAAAAACGAGGTCAATGCCAAGGTCCTGGTCAACGATGGCGAGACCATCGTGATTGGCGGGGTTTTCTCAAATACTCAGAGCAAGGTTGTAGATAAGGTGCCATTTCTCGGTGATGTGCCGTATCTTGGCCGCCTTTTCCGGCGTGACGTGGTTTCGGAGAAAAAATCCGAGCTGCTGGTATTTCTCACTCCGCGTATCATGAATAACCAGGCGATTGCTGTGAGTCATTGA
- the aroK gene encoding shikimate kinase AroK — MRNLILVGPMGAGKSTIGRLLAKELRLPFKDSDKEIELRTGANIPWIFDKEGEPGFRDREQAMIAELCGCDGVVLATGGGAVMREANRRALHAGGRVVYLHASVEQQVGRTSRDRNRPLLRTADPAKTLRDLLAIRDPLYREIADLVVETDERPPRMVVLDILERLQQLPPR; from the coding sequence GTGCGAAATTTGATTCTTGTTGGACCGATGGGAGCTGGAAAAAGCACCATCGGCCGGTTGCTGGCCAAAGAGCTGCGCCTGCCATTCAAAGATTCCGATAAGGAAATTGAATTGCGCACGGGCGCCAATATCCCGTGGATTTTCGATAAAGAAGGCGAACCGGGCTTTCGTGACCGCGAGCAGGCGATGATTGCCGAGTTGTGCGGGTGCGACGGCGTGGTGCTGGCGACCGGTGGCGGCGCGGTGATGCGCGAGGCCAATCGTCGGGCGCTGCACGCCGGGGGGCGGGTGGTCTATCTGCATGCGTCTGTCGAGCAACAGGTGGGCCGCACTTCCCGTGATCGCAATCGACCCCTCTTGCGTACTGCCGATCCGGCCAAGACCCTTCGGGATCTGCTGGCGATCCGCGATCCGCTTTATCGGGAAATCGCCGATCTCGTGGTGGAAACCGATGAGCGGCCGCCGCGAATGGTGGTGCTCGATATTCTCGAACGCTTGCAGCAGCTACCTCCCCGTTAA
- the aroB gene encoding 3-dehydroquinate synthase, with the protein MQTLKVDLGERSYPIHIGEGLLDQPELLAPHIRGRQVAIISNETVAPLYLERLTRSLAQFSVVSVVLPDGEAFKTWETLQLIFDGLLTARHDRRTTVIALGGGVIGDMAGFAAACYQRGVDFIQIPTTLLSQVDSSVGGKTGINHPLGKNMVGAFYQPNVVLIDTATLNTLPARELSAGLAEVIKYGLICDEPFLTWLEENVDRLRALDQVALTYAIERSCAAKAAVVGADERETGVRATLNLGHTFGHAIETHMGYGVWLHGEAVAAGTVMALEMSARLGWISEQERDRGIRLFQRAGLPVIPPEEMTEADFLEHMAIDKKVIDGRLRLVLLRHMGEAVVTDDYPKEVLQATLGADYRALAQLKG; encoded by the coding sequence ATGCAGACACTCAAGGTCGATCTAGGCGAGCGCAGCTACCCGATTCATATTGGCGAAGGTTTGTTGGATCAGCCTGAGCTGCTGGCCCCGCATATCCGCGGACGGCAAGTGGCGATCATCTCCAACGAGACCGTTGCGCCGCTCTATCTCGAGCGTCTGACCCGCAGCCTTGCACAGTTCTCGGTGGTTTCCGTGGTGCTGCCGGACGGCGAAGCGTTCAAGACCTGGGAAACCCTGCAACTGATTTTCGACGGTCTGCTGACCGCGCGACACGACCGCCGTACCACGGTCATCGCCCTCGGTGGCGGCGTGATTGGTGACATGGCCGGTTTTGCTGCCGCCTGCTACCAGCGGGGTGTCGATTTCATCCAGATCCCGACCACGTTGCTGTCGCAAGTCGACTCATCGGTGGGCGGCAAGACCGGGATCAACCATCCGCTGGGCAAGAACATGGTCGGCGCTTTCTATCAGCCGAATGTGGTGCTGATTGATACCGCCACCCTCAATACCCTGCCGGCCCGCGAACTGTCCGCCGGGCTCGCTGAAGTCATCAAATACGGGCTGATCTGCGACGAGCCGTTCCTGACCTGGCTTGAAGAAAACGTCGATCGCCTGCGCGCCCTGGACCAGGTCGCCCTGACTTACGCCATCGAGCGCTCTTGCGCGGCCAAGGCTGCGGTGGTGGGTGCCGACGAACGGGAGACCGGTGTTCGCGCCACGCTCAACCTGGGTCACACCTTCGGCCACGCCATCGAAACCCACATGGGCTATGGTGTCTGGCTACATGGTGAGGCGGTTGCTGCTGGCACCGTAATGGCCTTGGAAATGTCCGCGCGCCTGGGCTGGATCAGCGAACAAGAGCGCGATCGCGGCATTCGTCTGTTCCAGCGTGCCGGCCTGCCGGTTATCCCGCCTGAAGAGATGACTGAAGCCGATTTTCTCGAACACATGGCAATTGACAAGAAAGTGATCGACGGTCGTTTGCGCCTGGTGCTGCTGCGCCACATGGGCGAAGCGGTGGTGACCGACGATTATCCGAAAGAGGTTTTACAGGCCACGCTGGGAGCGGATTACCGCGCTCTGGCTCAGCTTAAAGGTTAA